The following coding sequences are from one Apteryx mantelli isolate bAptMan1 chromosome 36, bAptMan1.hap1, whole genome shotgun sequence window:
- the LOC106500198 gene encoding hepatic lectin-like, with product MDEERLHDELHIFKDRNFFQQKLRSFFTVYLLLALSFLLIITLFAVSLSRVSALSSKLHEVHLERKRNYSGTDFLLFPCGPGSREWEYFDRKCYYFSLRRMSWHKAKAQCEEMHSQLAIIDSHAKQNFVMFRTRNERFWIGLTDENLEGEWEWIDGTDYKTTFTFWKEGEPNNSGSNENCAHLWNFGQWNDVYCTYECYYICEKPVPT from the exons ATGGATGAGGAGCGTCTTCACGATGAGCtgcatatttttaaag acagaAACTTTTTCCAGCAGAAGCTGAGATCCTTTTTCACAGTATACTTGCTACTGGCACTCTCTTTCTTGCTGATCATCACCCTGTTTGCTGTGTCACTCTCCAGAG TTTCAGCCCTTTCTTCTAAACTCCATGAGGTGCACCTGGAACGGAAACGGAACTATTCTGGCACGGATTTCCTGT tgtttccctgtggtcctggatCCAGAGAGTGGGAATACTTTGACAGAAAATGTTACTACTTCTCCCTGCGTAGAATGAGCTGGCACAAGGCAAAGGCTCAGTGTGAAGAGATGCATTCACAGCTGGCTATCATTGACAGCCACGCCAAGCAG AATTTTGTCATGTTCAGGACAAGGAACGAACGCTTCTGGATTGGGCTCACAGATGAGAActtggaaggggaatgggaatGGATTGACGGGACTGACTACAAAACCACATTCAC ATTCTGGAAGGAAGGAGAGCCCAACAACAGCGGCAGCAACGAGAACTGTGCCCACCTCTGGAACTTCGGGCAGTGGAACGATGTCTACTGCACCTATGAGTGCTACTACATCTGCGAAAAGCCTGTGCCCACCTGA
- the FBXL12 gene encoding F-box/LRR-repeat protein 12 isoform X2 codes for MAEAAEAAPGAGLAALPDSVLLEVLALLPLRDRLRAGRVCRRWRRLGQDRALWRHVDLSPHRLSSRTLWHLLRRHLRDGLRTLKSMPASLRMLELSHCEIPTAWFQGTAANALPQLQHLIVRNVSAFCDQHLLNVSSQAPLKTLTLSGTYRVTDAGIQRAAVYLGGLERLVLRHCVITDSAVHFIGHHMKCLQLLEISNAYSLTNAGLACLVTLKCLETLCLDLCDKFSPDAIVALCQALPQLRNLNLDGAHFEDEAIRKIQASLPNCSFSHTP; via the exons ATggcggaggcggcggaggcggcgccgggcgcggggctggcggcgctgcCCGACTCGGTGCTCCTGGAGGTCCTGGCGCTGCTGCCACTGCGGGACCGGCTGCGCGCGGGCAG GGTctgccggcggtggcggcggctggGGCAGGACCGGGCGCTCTGGAGACACGTGGACCTGAGCCCGCACCGG CTCAGCTCCCGGACCCTGTGGCACTTGCTGCGGCGGCACCTGCGCGACGGCCTGCGGACGCTGAAG AGCATGCCCGCTTCCCTGAGGATGTTGGAGCTGAGTCACTGCGAAATCCCCACTGCGTGGTTCCAGGGGACTGCCGCAAATGCCCTGCCGCAGCTGCAGCATCTCATCGTGCGTAATGTCTCTGCCTTTTGCGATCAACATCTGCTGAACGTCTCCTCCCAGGCTCCTCTGAAGACACTGACCCTCTCTGGGACCTACCGGGTAACAGATGCAGGAATTCAGAGAGCGGCTGTGTACTTGGGGGGGTTGGAGCGCCTAGTGCTGCGCCACTGTGTTATTACTGACTCCGCTGTTCACTTTATTGGGCACCATATGAAATGTCTCCAACTTCTGGAGATCAGCAATGCTTATTCCTTGACAAACGCAGGTTTGGCTTGCCTAGTGACCCTGAAGTGCCTAGAAACGCTGTGTCTTGACCTCTGTGATAAGTTCTCCCCTGATGCCATTGTTGCTTTGTGCCAAGCACTCCCCCAGCTGAGGAATCTCAATTTAGATGGGGCTCATTTTGAAGACGAGGCAATACGTAAAATTCAGGCAAGTTTGCCTAACTGTAGCTTTTCACATACTCCTTGA
- the FBXL12 gene encoding F-box/LRR-repeat protein 12 isoform X1 gives MAEAAEAAPGAGLAALPDSVLLEVLALLPLRDRLRAGRVCRRWRRLGQDRALWRHVDLSPHRLSSRTLWHLLRRHLRDGLRTLKVKGALRSTRKHEILSPALLAALGKQCPHLGRLCLAEADLRLLPYQSMPASLRMLELSHCEIPTAWFQGTAANALPQLQHLIVRNVSAFCDQHLLNVSSQAPLKTLTLSGTYRVTDAGIQRAAVYLGGLERLVLRHCVITDSAVHFIGHHMKCLQLLEISNAYSLTNAGLACLVTLKCLETLCLDLCDKFSPDAIVALCQALPQLRNLNLDGAHFEDEAIRKIQASLPNCSFSHTP, from the exons ATggcggaggcggcggaggcggcgccgggcgcggggctggcggcgctgcCCGACTCGGTGCTCCTGGAGGTCCTGGCGCTGCTGCCACTGCGGGACCGGCTGCGCGCGGGCAG GGTctgccggcggtggcggcggctggGGCAGGACCGGGCGCTCTGGAGACACGTGGACCTGAGCCCGCACCGG CTCAGCTCCCGGACCCTGTGGCACTTGCTGCGGCGGCACCTGCGCGACGGCCTGCGGACGCTGAAGGTGAAGGGTGCGCTGCGCTCCACCAGGAAGCATGAGATTCTCTCCCCCGCGCTGCTGGCCGCCCTCGGGAAGCAGTGTCCCCACCTGGGCCGGCTGTGCCTGGCTGAGGCTGACCTCCGCCTGCTCCCTTACCAGAGCATGCCCGCTTCCCTGAGGATGTTGGAGCTGAGTCACTGCGAAATCCCCACTGCGTGGTTCCAGGGGACTGCCGCAAATGCCCTGCCGCAGCTGCAGCATCTCATCGTGCGTAATGTCTCTGCCTTTTGCGATCAACATCTGCTGAACGTCTCCTCCCAGGCTCCTCTGAAGACACTGACCCTCTCTGGGACCTACCGGGTAACAGATGCAGGAATTCAGAGAGCGGCTGTGTACTTGGGGGGGTTGGAGCGCCTAGTGCTGCGCCACTGTGTTATTACTGACTCCGCTGTTCACTTTATTGGGCACCATATGAAATGTCTCCAACTTCTGGAGATCAGCAATGCTTATTCCTTGACAAACGCAGGTTTGGCTTGCCTAGTGACCCTGAAGTGCCTAGAAACGCTGTGTCTTGACCTCTGTGATAAGTTCTCCCCTGATGCCATTGTTGCTTTGTGCCAAGCACTCCCCCAGCTGAGGAATCTCAATTTAGATGGGGCTCATTTTGAAGACGAGGCAATACGTAAAATTCAGGCAAGTTTGCCTAACTGTAGCTTTTCACATACTCCTTGA